CAACAAGGACGTCGTGGACGAACCGCCGGAGACGGTCAGCGAGATGAAGTCGGTGATGGAGGACCACCACGACCCCGACAACGGAAAGTACGGGATGAGTTCCCCCGTGGACCCGTACTTCTGTAGCGGTTGGGCACAAGCATTCGGCGGCTACTACTTCGACCCGAAGAAGGACCCGATGCTCGGCCTCTCGAAGTCCGAGACGGTCAAAGGGTTCGAGTTCTTCATCGATAACTTCAAACAGTACATGCCGAAAGACCCCGGGTACGAGGCCCAAGCCGCCGCGTTCGCGGAAGGCAACGCCGCGTTCGCCGTCAACGGGCCGTGGTACCTCGCTACGCTCAACAAGAAGGGCGTGGACGTGGGTGTCACCACGCTCCCGAAACCCGAAGGTGGCGAACCCAACCCGTACACCGGCATCACGATGTGGTACTTCACCAAGCCGATGAGCGAGGGCGGCGCGGACGCCGCCGCCGCGCGTTCGTTCATCGAGTGGTACACGACGAACGAGGACATTGCGCTGAAGGGCGCGAAACAGCAAGGCTCCATCCCGGTGCTGAAGAGTCTCGCCGGTAGCGACGAACTCCCGCCGAAGGTCAAGGGCTTCTCGGAATCCGTCCAGATGGGGACGCCGATGCCGACTCACCCCAAGATGAACAAGGTCTGGGGGCCGCTCGGCACCGCCCTGACGAAGGCGTTCAACGGCGACGCGAGCGTGAAGAAAGCGATGCAACAGGCAGAAAAATCGATTCGTAGCAACTGGGACTGATCATGAGTACCGCTTCGCGCGTCGCACAGCGGTTCGAAGAAGTTCCGTTTTTGGAGAAGGACGACGCCTCGTTACTGCTAGTGCTACCGGGACTGTTCGTCTTCTCGGCGTTCATGTTCTTCCCGGTGCTGTACCTCGTCGGCATCTCGTTCACGGACGCTCGACCCGCGACGCTGTTCGCAGGCGAAGGGGTCGTGTCGATACTGACGTTCGGCGAGGCGGCGTTCGTCGGCATCAAGAACTACGTCGCGGTGCTGACGGACCCGCAGTTCTGGACCTCGTTCACAACTACGTGGCTGTACGTCGCCACGAGCGTCGTCCTGAAGGTCGGACTCAGCATCGGCGTCGCACTCGTCGTCACGGGCGACCGAGTGCGCGGCAAGCGCGTGATGCGCTCGCTCATCATCGTGCCGATGGGCCTGCCCGCTATCTTCACCGTCACGGTGTGGCGCGGCATCTTCAGTTCGGCGGAGTTCGGACTGGCGAACCAACTGCTCGGCATGCTCGGCTTCGAATCCGTGTCGTGGCTCAGCGAACGCTGGATGGCGTTTCTGGCCTACAACGTCACCGAAGCGTGGTTGGCTTACCCGTTCATGGTTATCATCACTGTGAGTGCGTTGCAGGACGTGCCCGAGGAACTTCACGAGGCGGCAAAGGTAGACGGCGCAGGCTACTTCGCGCGATTCCTGCACGTCACACTCCCCTCGATAAAGCGACCGGTACTGTTCGCGTCCATCCTCACGGCGGCCGCGTCGTTCCAGTCGTTCCTCGTCCCGTACGTCATCAACGAGGGCGGCCCGGCGAGGCAGAACGAACTCATGGTCGTCTACGGCTACAAGGAGGCGTTCAGTTTCGGCCAGTACGGAGAGGGAGCGGCGATTAGCCTCGTCGCGCTCGTCTTCATCGGCGCGTTCATGTGGATAAACGTCAAGAAGGGACGACTCGCTGACGGGGTGAACGAACAGTGAGTCTGCTTCGCTCCATCGCCGAGAGTCTGAAAGAGGACGCTCGAAACGTCGCCACGACGCCGGTCGAGTCCTACCGAGACGCACGACACACGTTGCGAGAGGTTCGAGCGGGACGGGTCTCGCCACTCGAACCGTTGAAGACGCTCGGGCTGACGCTCGGCGCGCTCGTCGTCGTCCTCGCGCTGTTGTTCCCGATTTACTGGATACTCATCTCCGCGCTATCGGGAACCGGTGGGTCGATTTACTCGTCGAACGGGCTTCGACTGCTTCCCCAAGAGCCATCGCTCCAGCCGTTCCTCTGGGTCGTCGGCGACCTCATCGTGCCGTCGTATCGCATCGGGCTCGGGATTCCGTTCAGCAACTCCGCACTCGTGTTCAACACGCCGGAGTTGGTGTTCCTCGACGTGTCGAACTACGGCGTGACCGACCCATCGGAGTTCAAGCACTTCCTCTGGAACAGCATGTGGGTCGCCGTCCCGACGGTCATCCTCTCGATGTGTCTCATCGTCCCGGCGTCGTACGCACTCTCGCGCCGGGAGTTCATCGGTCGCGAGAAGATTCTGTTCGGCTACGTCCTGATGACGCAGGTCGGTAGCGGCCTCGGCATCGCACTGCTCATCGCGCTGTACGCCGCGTACGTGCAAGTCGGACTCAACAACAACAAACTCGCGCTCTCGGTGTACTACGCCGCGACGGCCGTGCCGTTCAACACGTGGCTGTTGAAGACGTACATGGACGGCATCCCGGTCTCCTACGAGGAGGCCGCGATAGTGGACGGCGCGCCGCCGTGGCGGGTCGTGACCGAGGTCATCCTGCCGCTGTCTGCGGCCGGGCTTGCGACGGTGTTCATCTTCACCTTCCTCACCGGTTGGACGGAGTTCGTCGTCGCTCAGACACTGCTCGGCACCGAGAACTACACGCTCCCGGTCGGGTTGTTCTCGCTCGTCAGCGAGTACTCCGTGCCGTGGGCGCGGTTCTCGGCGTTCGCACTGACGTTCGCGTCGCCAATCGTCCTCGTGTATCTGTTCGCACAGCGGTACATCGAGGGCGGCCTGTCGTTCAGCGGCATGGAAGGATAATCGACCCTCGACCGATTCGTTTTCTTTTGAACGGCTCTGGTATACACGCCCTCAGTAGAAAAATCTAGCTTGCAAAATATTCAATTTATCTACAGCTGTCAAGATTTATTATCCGTGATGTAATTGTTTTTCATGGATCGTCCATGAGAACTAATCGCAGGGATTTGCTCAAAGCACTGGGCTTCGGTTCCGTCGGATTGGCCGGTAGTCACGCCGCTGGCGAGTACGATTTGTCGTTCGTCACCCAAGCCTCGGCGGCTACTGGGACTGGTAGCAAAGTCAATTTCGCGGACGACGTCATATACCAAATCGTCACCGACCGGTTCCACGACGGGAACTCGGGGAACAACCCGAGCGGCGAACTGTACAGTAGCGACTGTTCGAACCTCCGCAAGTACTGCGGGGGCGACTGGCAGGGCGTCATCGACAAGATTCAGGACGGCTACCTCACCGAGATGGGCATCACGGCCGTCTGGGTCTCTCCGCCGTTCGAGAACATCACCGAAGTAGACTCCGACAGCGGCGCGTCCTACCACGGCTACTGGGCGCGGGACTTCAAAGACCCCAACCCGTTCTTCGGCGACATGGCGAAGTTCGAGGAGCTGATTTCGGTCGCGCACAACAACGACATCAAAGTCGTCATCGACTTCGTGCCGAACCACACCTCGCCCTCGACCTCCGACGGCCAACTGGAGGATGGCGCGCTGTACGACGACGGGAGCTACGTCACGTCCTACAGCGACGACCCGAACAGCTACTTCCACCACAACGGCGGCACCGACTACTCCAGTTACGAGGGGCAAATCTACCGCAACCTGTACAATCTCGCGGACTTCGACCACCACGAGACGTACATCGACCAGTACCTGAAAGACGCCATCAAGCAGTGGCTCGACAAGGGCATCGACGGTATCCGCGTGGACGCCGTCGCACACATGCCGCCGCTTTGGCAGAAGACGCTGATGGACACCATCTACGACCACCAACCGGTGTTCACCTTCGGCGAGTGGTTCCTCGGCGCGGACCAGTACAGCCAGAAGTACTACGACTTCTCGAACGACAGCGGGATGAGTCTGCTCGACTTCCGCTTCGGGCAGGAAATTCGGCAAGTGCTTCGGGACTTCTCGGACGACTGGCACGGCTTCTGGGACGTGTTGCAGGAGACCCAGAACCAACACGACCAGGTCATCGACCAAGTGCCGTTCATCGACAACCACGACATGCCGCGGTTCACCGTCGATAGCGGTGGCGAGGTCAACACCGACATGGCGCTGGCAGTCCTGTTGACCTCGCGCGGTGCGCCGACCATCTACTACGGCACCGAACAGTACCTCCAAGGCGGCAACGACCCGGACAACCGCAAGCCGATGCCGGGCTTCGACCGGACGACGACGGCGTACAACGTCATCAAGAAACTCGCGCCGCTTCGCCAGTCGAACGCCGCGCTCGCCTACGGTGACACCGAGCAACGCTGGATAAACAGCGACGTGTTCTTCTACGAGCGCGAGTTCGGCGACAACGTCGTGCTGGTCGGCATCAACCGGAGTCAGACGTGGTACGATGTGGATGGTCTGTTCACGGCACTCCCGCAGGGAAGCTACAGTGACCAACTCGACGGGATACTCGACGGATTCAGCACCTCGGTCAACAGCGACGGCTCCATCGACACGTTCTCGATGGGTCCGCGCACGGTCTGCGTCTGGGAGTACACCGGCGACACGACCAGTCCCGCGCTCGGTCACGTCGGCCCGACGATGGGCACCCCCGGCCACACCGTCACCATCGATGGCGAAGGCTTCGGCAGTTCGACCGGGTCGGTGCAGTTCGGTTCGACGGACGCGACCGTCGTCTCGTGGTCCGACACGCAGGTCCAAGCCGAAGTGCCCGCGGTCGCTGGCGGCTACTACGACGTGACGGTCACCGACGCCGGGGGCACGTCGAGCAGTGCCTACACTGACTTCGAGATTCTCTCCGGCGACCAAGTGTCGGTCCGGTTCGTCGTCAACGACGCGACGACCGAGACTGGCGAGAACGTCTACGTCGTCGGCAACGTCCACGAACTGGGCAACTGGGACACCGCTCGCGCCGTGGGGCCGTTCTTCAATCAGGTCGTCCACGAGTACCCCAACTGGTACTACGACGTGAACCTCCCCGCCGGACGGGACATCGAGTTCAAGTTCATCAAGAAAGACGGCAGTGGCAACGTGACGTGGGAGTCCGGGTCGAACCGCACGTACACGACGCCGTCCAGTGGCACCGGCGAGTACACCGATACCTGGAAGTAGAGTACACAGTTACCAGGAAGTAGACTACAGGAGAAACCGAACCATCTCGGGGAAGCGCCGTGCCCACGCCGACTCGTGATGGTTCGCCCCTTCTTCGAGAACGAACCGAAGTGCCGATTCGCCGTACCCTTTCTCCCGTAGCAGTTCGACCATCCGTTCTGCGTCTGCACGGTACTCCCGCGACCGCTCGGGGTCGTCGGGTCTCTCGTCGCCGCCGACATCGACGTAGAGTTTGCCCGAAACGCGCTCCTGCGCCCGAACGTAGTCGAATATCTCTCCGTCCGTCCACCAGAACGCCGGACTCATCACCCCCGCGAAGCCGAACGTCTCGGGGTACTCGAAGAAGCCGTAGAGACTGACCAACCCGCCGAGCGACGACCCGGCGATGCCGGTCGAGTCACGTCCCTCCCGGGTCCGAAACCGCTCGTCCACGAGCGGTTTCACGCGCTCGACCAGAAACGAGAGGTAACTGTCCGCGTTCCCGCCCTCGCGCTCGTCGTGTTGGTATGGAACGTACTCCGTCGCCCGCGAGTCGTCGGCGTTCGGAACGCCGACGACGATTGCTTCGATGCCCTCGTCGCTCAGTCGCTCCATCGTCTCGTCCAC
The sequence above is a segment of the Halorussus halophilus genome. Coding sequences within it:
- a CDS encoding extracellular solute-binding protein produces the protein MSMNRRTALKYFGTGALVASAGCASVQEQSGTTSSDGGSAGDETSGDSTGTTESSGPAGEAKIWYSLPESEVDARKKAVENFNGSSKHTIKGSDISDMRKKTTSAIPAGQGPQTFEWAHDWVGDYYQRGFVVDQSDNLSVSLDKFTEAAAQAVQFEGNVVGLPHDAETVALVYNKDVVDEPPETVSEMKSVMEDHHDPDNGKYGMSSPVDPYFCSGWAQAFGGYYFDPKKDPMLGLSKSETVKGFEFFIDNFKQYMPKDPGYEAQAAAFAEGNAAFAVNGPWYLATLNKKGVDVGVTTLPKPEGGEPNPYTGITMWYFTKPMSEGGADAAAARSFIEWYTTNEDIALKGAKQQGSIPVLKSLAGSDELPPKVKGFSESVQMGTPMPTHPKMNKVWGPLGTALTKAFNGDASVKKAMQQAEKSIRSNWD
- a CDS encoding carbohydrate ABC transporter permease: MSTASRVAQRFEEVPFLEKDDASLLLVLPGLFVFSAFMFFPVLYLVGISFTDARPATLFAGEGVVSILTFGEAAFVGIKNYVAVLTDPQFWTSFTTTWLYVATSVVLKVGLSIGVALVVTGDRVRGKRVMRSLIIVPMGLPAIFTVTVWRGIFSSAEFGLANQLLGMLGFESVSWLSERWMAFLAYNVTEAWLAYPFMVIITVSALQDVPEELHEAAKVDGAGYFARFLHVTLPSIKRPVLFASILTAAASFQSFLVPYVINEGGPARQNELMVVYGYKEAFSFGQYGEGAAISLVALVFIGAFMWINVKKGRLADGVNEQ
- a CDS encoding sugar ABC transporter permease, coding for MSLLRSIAESLKEDARNVATTPVESYRDARHTLREVRAGRVSPLEPLKTLGLTLGALVVVLALLFPIYWILISALSGTGGSIYSSNGLRLLPQEPSLQPFLWVVGDLIVPSYRIGLGIPFSNSALVFNTPELVFLDVSNYGVTDPSEFKHFLWNSMWVAVPTVILSMCLIVPASYALSRREFIGREKILFGYVLMTQVGSGLGIALLIALYAAYVQVGLNNNKLALSVYYAATAVPFNTWLLKTYMDGIPVSYEEAAIVDGAPPWRVVTEVILPLSAAGLATVFIFTFLTGWTEFVVAQTLLGTENYTLPVGLFSLVSEYSVPWARFSAFALTFASPIVLVYLFAQRYIEGGLSFSGMEG
- a CDS encoding alpha-amylase family glycosyl hydrolase, whose product is MRTNRRDLLKALGFGSVGLAGSHAAGEYDLSFVTQASAATGTGSKVNFADDVIYQIVTDRFHDGNSGNNPSGELYSSDCSNLRKYCGGDWQGVIDKIQDGYLTEMGITAVWVSPPFENITEVDSDSGASYHGYWARDFKDPNPFFGDMAKFEELISVAHNNDIKVVIDFVPNHTSPSTSDGQLEDGALYDDGSYVTSYSDDPNSYFHHNGGTDYSSYEGQIYRNLYNLADFDHHETYIDQYLKDAIKQWLDKGIDGIRVDAVAHMPPLWQKTLMDTIYDHQPVFTFGEWFLGADQYSQKYYDFSNDSGMSLLDFRFGQEIRQVLRDFSDDWHGFWDVLQETQNQHDQVIDQVPFIDNHDMPRFTVDSGGEVNTDMALAVLLTSRGAPTIYYGTEQYLQGGNDPDNRKPMPGFDRTTTAYNVIKKLAPLRQSNAALAYGDTEQRWINSDVFFYEREFGDNVVLVGINRSQTWYDVDGLFTALPQGSYSDQLDGILDGFSTSVNSDGSIDTFSMGPRTVCVWEYTGDTTSPALGHVGPTMGTPGHTVTIDGEGFGSSTGSVQFGSTDATVVSWSDTQVQAEVPAVAGGYYDVTVTDAGGTSSSAYTDFEILSGDQVSVRFVVNDATTETGENVYVVGNVHELGNWDTARAVGPFFNQVVHEYPNWYYDVNLPAGRDIEFKFIKKDGSGNVTWESGSNRTYTTPSSGTGEYTDTWK
- a CDS encoding alpha/beta hydrolase, whose translation is MNEAVSWRPYDLSDDPTVVGDVRVSDRLSDERLESPRRLLASLPPSYGSSDECYPVLYMHDGLNLFDERTSYSGEWQVDETMERLSDEGIEAIVVGVPNADDSRATEYVPYQHDEREGGNADSYLSFLVERVKPLVDERFRTREGRDSTGIAGSSLGGLVSLYGFFEYPETFGFAGVMSPAFWWTDGEIFDYVRAQERVSGKLYVDVGGDERPDDPERSREYRADAERMVELLREKGYGESALRFVLEEGANHHESAWARRFPEMVRFLL